One Nostoc punctiforme PCC 73102 DNA window includes the following coding sequences:
- a CDS encoding tetratricopeptide repeat protein, whose protein sequence is MTTLLTYLLFGQVVSAQTPNVTALVEQGIKDYNTGNFHNAVKHWEDALIKYKNNPAATAVVNENLTRAYQQLGENKAAIASLSAAIRDYGAVANIQQVGRMKSELAQVYSNLGQPRKAIALLCGQLADKSQKIECTPDSATQIATKYNDKSGQVAALGILGEAYRLIGNYDQAIKYLHVAQQVYPAYDFLVLNSLGNAYKSRAQLRELQADSANKAGIYSKENEFTQKSIEDYKQAHQYFQKSTKLASDQKQTLAEMRGLLNLIQLGSQTNKNKVINDREFNQSVNDALKVLELLPDSATKVYGAIDLAYLQSDAKELCKNKLNN, encoded by the coding sequence TTGACAACTTTACTAACATATCTTTTATTTGGACAAGTCGTATCTGCACAAACTCCAAATGTGACCGCATTAGTTGAACAAGGAATTAAAGACTATAATACCGGAAATTTTCACAATGCGGTAAAACACTGGGAAGATGCATTAATTAAGTATAAAAATAATCCAGCAGCTACGGCGGTTGTAAATGAAAATTTGACGCGTGCTTACCAACAACTAGGAGAAAATAAAGCAGCGATCGCATCCTTATCAGCAGCAATTCGTGACTATGGTGCTGTAGCAAATATCCAGCAAGTGGGACGTATGAAGTCAGAACTAGCCCAAGTTTACAGCAATTTGGGACAACCTCGCAAAGCGATCGCACTTTTATGTGGTCAACTAGCCGATAAAAGTCAAAAAATAGAATGCACTCCAGACAGTGCTACACAAATTGCCACCAAATACAACGACAAAAGTGGTCAAGTTGCAGCTTTGGGCATTCTCGGTGAAGCATATCGCTTAATCGGCAATTATGACCAAGCAATTAAATATTTGCACGTAGCACAACAAGTTTATCCAGCTTATGACTTTTTGGTGTTAAATAGTTTGGGTAATGCTTACAAAAGTCGCGCTCAATTGCGAGAGTTACAAGCAGATTCGGCAAATAAAGCTGGTATTTATAGTAAAGAAAATGAATTTACTCAAAAGTCTATAGAAGACTATAAGCAAGCTCATCAATATTTTCAGAAAAGTACAAAACTTGCTAGCGACCAAAAACAAACTTTAGCAGAGATGCGAGGATTGCTAAATTTAATTCAGTTGGGTTCCCAGACAAATAAGAACAAAGTTATTAACGATCGGGAGTTTAACCAAAGCGTTAACGATGCTTTGAAGGTTCTTGAACTCTTACCCGATTCAGCGACAAAAGTCTATGGGGCAATTGATTTAGCATACTTGCAATCAGATGCTAAGGAGTTATGTAAAAATAAATTGAACAATTAA
- a CDS encoding GGDEF and EAL domain-containing protein — MSNMNVDVFSQQIEKLHSQIQKLLQCDTTKPNSEQEIITEAFEELNTAIEELLTASEELKVTRAEVEKERQRYQDLFEFAPDAYLVTNIVGTIQEANHAAATLLGVNQKYLVGKPLILFIAQQDRQFFCSQMNNFQELLNWELNLQPRGGKPFPAMIKASAAYKLQGKQVGWRWLLCNISERKKTEEMLHQAYDELEIRVAERTAELVKANQKLLTEITERKRAESQLLHLAFYDILTGLANRAAFMNRLSHAINYSKRHSNYLFAVLFIDLDRFKVINDSLGHLNGDQLLLATASRLQVCVRSIDTAARLGGDEFTILLEGIQDVSDVITVAERIQQELALPFELEGQEVFITASIGIALSSTLDYKHPEEVLRDADTAMYQAKVQGRARYKLFNSDMYANALAKLQLETDLRRAIERLEFRVYYQPIVSLTKGSILGFEALLRWQHPERGLLNPADFISLAEETGLIFSIGKWVLHEACRQMQAWRMCHDSNLLEKISVNLSLKQFSQPDLIEQIGQILHSTGLDADTLTLEITESVIVANGDKVTATFLQLREMGIKLSIDDFGTGYSSLSRLYNFPISVLKIDRSFISLMSANKKNLEIIEIIATLAHKLGVDVLAEGVETKEQLAFLRKLKCEYGQGHFFSVPLNSSEAEALIMANPLW, encoded by the coding sequence ATGAGCAATATGAACGTGGATGTATTTAGCCAACAGATAGAAAAATTGCACTCACAGATACAGAAACTATTGCAATGCGATACAACTAAGCCAAACTCAGAACAGGAGATCATAACAGAGGCTTTCGAGGAACTTAACACCGCAATAGAAGAATTATTGACAGCCTCTGAAGAATTAAAGGTAACACGAGCGGAAGTAGAGAAAGAGCGCCAGCGTTACCAAGATTTATTTGAGTTCGCCCCAGATGCTTACTTGGTAACTAATATCGTAGGAACAATCCAAGAGGCTAACCATGCAGCAGCAACCTTACTGGGTGTCAACCAAAAGTATCTAGTAGGTAAACCATTAATTCTATTTATTGCTCAACAAGACCGTCAGTTCTTTTGCTCTCAGATGAACAATTTTCAAGAGCTACTGAATTGGGAACTTAACCTACAACCACGGGGTGGAAAGCCTTTCCCCGCAATGATTAAAGCATCTGCTGCGTACAAATTACAAGGGAAGCAGGTTGGCTGGCGTTGGCTGTTGTGCAACATCAGTGAACGCAAAAAAACTGAAGAAATGTTGCATCAAGCTTACGATGAGTTAGAAATACGAGTAGCAGAACGGACAGCGGAACTGGTAAAAGCAAATCAAAAATTGCTAACTGAAATTACAGAGCGGAAACGAGCCGAGTCACAACTGCTGCACCTGGCGTTTTACGATATACTGACAGGTCTGGCAAACCGCGCTGCATTTATGAACCGCCTAAGCCATGCAATAAATTATTCAAAACGGCATTCAAATTATTTATTTGCTGTGCTATTTATCGACCTAGATCGATTTAAAGTGATCAATGACAGTCTTGGACACCTAAATGGAGATCAATTACTGCTTGCTACTGCAAGTAGGCTACAAGTATGTGTACGTTCTATAGATACAGCCGCACGCCTTGGAGGAGATGAATTTACAATTCTGCTTGAGGGAATCCAAGATGTGTCAGATGTCATCACTGTAGCTGAACGGATTCAACAAGAACTAGCATTACCGTTTGAGCTTGAAGGACAAGAAGTGTTCATAACAGCAAGTATTGGTATTGCCTTGAGTTCGACACTAGATTATAAACATCCAGAAGAAGTATTGAGGGATGCAGATACAGCAATGTACCAAGCTAAGGTGCAAGGTAGAGCGCGTTATAAACTATTCAACTCAGATATGTATGCTAATGCTCTGGCGAAATTGCAGTTAGAAACCGATTTACGTCGAGCAATTGAGCGCCTAGAGTTTCGAGTTTATTATCAACCGATTGTTTCGCTCACTAAAGGCTCTATTTTGGGTTTTGAGGCTCTGTTGCGCTGGCAGCATCCAGAGCGTGGTTTGCTTAATCCAGCAGATTTTATTTCCCTAGCAGAAGAAACTGGACTAATTTTCTCCATTGGCAAATGGGTGTTGCATGAAGCTTGCCGCCAAATGCAAGCTTGGCGGATGTGCCATGATTCCAACTTGCTAGAAAAAATAAGTGTCAATCTCTCACTCAAGCAATTTTCCCAGCCAGATTTGATTGAGCAGATTGGGCAAATTTTACACTCAACTGGTCTTGATGCTGACACGCTAACACTAGAAATTACTGAAAGCGTAATTGTGGCAAATGGCGACAAGGTAACTGCTACATTTTTACAACTTCGAGAGATGGGTATTAAGTTATCAATTGATGACTTTGGTACAGGGTACTCCTCATTAAGTCGTCTTTATAACTTTCCAATTAGTGTGTTGAAGATTGACCGTTCTTTCATCAGCTTGATGAGCGCAAATAAAAAGAATTTAGAAATTATTGAAATAATTGCCACATTAGCGCACAAGTTGGGTGTGGATGTTCTAGCCGAAGGAGTAGAGACAAAAGAGCAACTAGCATTTCTAAGAAAGTTGAAATGTGAATATGGTCAGGGACATTTTTTCTCAGTTCCATTAAATAGTTCAGAAGCAGAAGCATTAATAATGGCAAATCCTCTGTGGTAA
- a CDS encoding glycosyltransferase, with product MNHQPVDATTATSPLPMVSVVVPIYNGEADLPELINCLLSQTYPKDRLEYLLVDNNSSDRTLTILKTSAVNCPITIRPLSENQIQSSYAARNTGIRAAVSEIIVFTDADCRPQPQWLDALIQPFVNKEVVIVAGEILPLPGTTLLEQHADREETLSQKHTLNHAFRPYGQTANLAIRRIALEKAGLFRPYLTTGGDADICWRILGENIGRLEFAPNAIVQHRHRATLKELQSQWRRYGRSNRYLHELHGVDLMREITLKECGYRLARWLLKEVPRDIKKALTQPGAGIVSQATLVNLLNTPIGLFTARARTAGQQDSKLPENAKIIDRL from the coding sequence ATGAATCATCAGCCAGTTGATGCAACCACCGCCACCAGCCCTTTACCAATGGTATCGGTGGTTGTTCCTATTTATAACGGTGAGGCGGATTTACCAGAGTTAATCAATTGTCTGTTATCTCAAACTTACCCAAAAGACCGGTTAGAGTACTTATTGGTAGACAATAACAGTAGCGATCGCACTCTCACCATCCTCAAAACATCTGCCGTAAACTGCCCAATTACAATTCGCCCCTTGAGCGAAAACCAAATTCAAAGCTCTTATGCTGCTCGTAATACCGGGATTCGTGCTGCTGTGAGCGAAATTATAGTTTTTACCGATGCAGATTGTCGCCCACAACCTCAATGGTTAGATGCATTAATTCAGCCTTTTGTCAATAAGGAAGTAGTAATTGTCGCTGGTGAAATTTTGCCGCTACCAGGTACAACTCTACTAGAACAACACGCAGACCGTGAAGAAACTTTGTCGCAAAAGCATACCCTTAACCATGCCTTTCGTCCTTATGGACAAACCGCTAATTTGGCGATTCGACGCATTGCCTTAGAAAAAGCGGGTTTATTTCGTCCTTATCTTACCACTGGTGGCGATGCCGATATTTGCTGGCGGATTTTGGGGGAAAACATCGGGCGTTTGGAATTTGCCCCAAATGCGATCGTTCAGCACCGCCACCGCGCCACACTTAAGGAACTGCAAAGCCAATGGCGGCGCTATGGACGCTCAAATCGCTATCTGCACGAACTACACGGCGTAGATTTGATGCGAGAAATTACACTTAAAGAATGTGGCTATCGTTTGGCACGTTGGTTATTGAAGGAAGTACCACGAGATATTAAAAAGGCGTTGACGCAGCCCGGCGCAGGCATCGTGAGTCAAGCCACCCTTGTAAATTTATTAAATACTCCCATTGGTTTGTTCACAGCGAGGGCACGTACTGCTGGGCAACAAGACTCCAAATTACCAGAAAATGCCAAGATAATTGATCGTCTGTAA
- the ctpB gene encoding carboxyl-terminal processing protease CtpB — translation MNQSAKSYSPLQVALIGGAIATTATMSVFGSAWTRGVRAALALQDSPKTIVDQVWQLVNHEYVDGKFNQQDWQATRQSLLSKDYSSREEAYAAIREALQKLGDPYTRFMDPKQFEALTSQTSGEVSGIGVRMEVNEKTQRLTVVEAIENSPALKAGIKAGDEILAIDGKSTLKMKVDDASKLIRGKAGTPIKLRLGRAGQNAFELKLTRASIEVPTVRYTLRQEGNRRVGYIRLREFSAHAADQMQRAIRDLNTKKVDSYVLDLRGNPGGLLQASIEIARMWYNDGGIVKTVDRVGGTEETKANRTALTNRPLAVLVDGNSASASEILTGALKDNKRAVVVGGQTFGKALVQSVHELADGSGLAVTIAHYYTPAGTDINHKGIAPDVKLDLTEAQERQLASNPDLIGTKSDPQYARAIAILSNNNFAQPPANQPTRPMSRADNLKF, via the coding sequence ATGAACCAATCTGCGAAAAGTTACTCACCGCTCCAAGTAGCCTTGATTGGTGGAGCGATCGCTACGACTGCTACGATGTCTGTATTCGGCTCCGCTTGGACTCGTGGTGTCCGTGCCGCCTTAGCTCTACAAGACAGCCCAAAAACGATAGTTGACCAAGTTTGGCAACTGGTAAATCATGAGTATGTTGATGGCAAATTTAATCAACAAGATTGGCAAGCAACTAGACAAAGCCTGTTGAGCAAAGACTATTCTTCTCGGGAAGAAGCTTATGCTGCCATCCGCGAAGCTTTACAAAAGTTGGGAGATCCTTACACTCGATTCATGGACCCCAAACAGTTTGAAGCCTTGACTAGTCAAACATCTGGGGAAGTCTCTGGTATTGGCGTTCGGATGGAAGTAAACGAAAAAACTCAGCGCCTCACTGTTGTCGAAGCCATAGAAAATTCTCCAGCACTGAAAGCTGGGATCAAAGCAGGCGATGAAATTTTGGCAATTGACGGCAAATCCACTCTCAAAATGAAAGTGGATGACGCTTCCAAGTTAATTCGTGGCAAAGCAGGTACTCCCATCAAACTCCGACTGGGACGAGCAGGGCAAAATGCCTTTGAATTGAAACTGACAAGAGCAAGTATTGAAGTACCAACAGTACGTTATACCCTCAGACAAGAAGGAAATCGCCGCGTTGGTTATATCCGTTTGCGGGAATTTAGCGCCCACGCCGCAGATCAAATGCAACGAGCCATTCGCGATTTGAACACTAAGAAAGTTGATTCTTATGTTTTAGATTTGCGGGGAAATCCTGGCGGGTTGTTACAAGCGAGTATTGAAATTGCTCGGATGTGGTATAATGACGGCGGAATTGTCAAAACAGTAGACCGTGTGGGCGGTACTGAAGAAACTAAAGCTAATCGCACTGCTCTAACAAATCGTCCCTTGGCAGTATTAGTGGATGGTAATTCAGCTAGTGCTAGTGAAATTCTCACAGGGGCACTCAAGGATAATAAGCGGGCAGTAGTCGTAGGTGGTCAAACCTTTGGTAAAGCGCTAGTGCAGTCAGTTCATGAACTTGCAGATGGTTCCGGCTTGGCTGTCACCATTGCCCATTACTACACTCCGGCGGGAACAGATATTAACCATAAAGGGATTGCCCCAGATGTCAAGCTAGACTTGACAGAGGCACAAGAGCGGCAGTTAGCTTCTAATCCAGATTTAATCGGAACTAAGAGCGATCCGCAATATGCCCGAGCGATCGCCATTTTATCAAATAACAACTTCGCCCAGCCGCCAGCAAATCAGCCCACTCGACCCATGAGCCGCGCCGATAACCTGAAATTTTAG
- a CDS encoding YdcF family protein, whose amino-acid sequence MKRKFTIKSLISIKKKFANLWQLLQKLTGVLYFVLGTWLIFTTITLVFASSQPIDAFLVLGGSIRRETYVAQLAKQYPQTPILISHGSPDPCIWLIFQPELVELQNVWLEKCANSTFENFYYGIPILRRWGVHKVMLITSPSHLPRAKWMAQILLGAHGIWVEPEIVEESGIPGNSESWGKTGLDLTRSLLWAILSQIIQPECSNVTKLADVDMQAWEHKGFHCEHQGGLGR is encoded by the coding sequence ATGAAACGTAAATTTACCATCAAATCGTTAATTTCTATTAAAAAAAAATTTGCTAATCTGTGGCAATTGTTACAAAAACTAACTGGTGTATTGTACTTTGTCTTAGGCACTTGGCTGATTTTTACTACTATAACCTTAGTTTTTGCTTCTTCACAGCCAATAGATGCGTTCTTAGTGCTTGGTGGCAGTATTCGTCGAGAAACTTATGTGGCCCAACTGGCAAAACAATACCCGCAAACCCCAATTTTAATTTCTCATGGTTCCCCAGACCCCTGTATATGGTTAATTTTTCAGCCGGAATTAGTAGAGTTACAAAACGTTTGGTTAGAAAAGTGTGCGAATTCTACCTTTGAAAATTTTTATTATGGTATTCCAATTCTCCGGCGTTGGGGAGTGCATAAAGTCATGTTGATTACTTCGCCAAGTCACTTACCCAGAGCTAAATGGATGGCACAGATTCTCTTGGGCGCTCATGGTATTTGGGTAGAGCCTGAAATTGTTGAGGAGTCGGGTATTCCTGGCAATAGTGAATCTTGGGGCAAAACTGGATTAGATTTAACGCGTAGCCTATTGTGGGCAATTTTAAGTCAAATTATTCAACCGGAATGCTCAAATGTGACCAAGCTTGCCGATGTAGATATGCAAGCTTGGGAGCATAAAGGTTTTCATTGTGAACACCAAGGCGGATTGGGGAGATGA
- a CDS encoding methyltransferase yields MNTNTSITIQKPKTDELLLWNLLFADTGRQVLLVAYDIKLFPLLSQKPCTLAEICNELKIFQRPAEAILAVLASIELLEIENNYYSLTLLAKDYLVKSSPTYFGALLEMMIFDERKHISSFDSLKKSLFTNNYPGKKVMESLVKNHDFMRTITFGNNVKLIRGFISSMHGPSMAAALIWPELIDLSEYKLFIDIGGGSAAHSIGATLKWPNLQAVVLELPTVCEIAQEFITHYGLQNRIATQEFDMWSDTFPVGDLHFYSAVYHHWQQEKCQVITKKSFNSLLPGGRIILHEMLFNEQKTGPFPVAAKNLNISLKLGGQQYSGQELSMMLEQAGFIDIEIKPASSYWSIITGRKP; encoded by the coding sequence ATGAATACAAATACATCTATAACAATTCAAAAACCCAAAACTGACGAATTGTTATTATGGAATCTCCTTTTTGCAGATACAGGTCGTCAAGTATTGCTCGTTGCTTATGACATCAAACTATTCCCTCTCCTATCTCAAAAACCATGCACTTTAGCAGAAATTTGTAATGAATTAAAAATTTTTCAACGCCCAGCAGAAGCTATTTTAGCAGTTCTTGCATCTATTGAATTATTAGAAATAGAAAATAATTATTATTCACTTACTCTTCTTGCCAAAGACTATTTGGTCAAAAGTAGTCCCACATATTTCGGTGCTTTATTAGAAATGATGATATTTGACGAACGTAAGCATATATCCTCATTTGATAGTTTAAAGAAGTCTTTATTTACCAATAATTACCCTGGCAAAAAAGTGATGGAATCTTTGGTTAAAAATCATGATTTTATGCGTACCATCACCTTTGGTAATAATGTTAAACTTATCCGTGGTTTTATCTCTAGTATGCATGGGCCAAGTATGGCGGCTGCATTAATTTGGCCAGAACTCATTGATTTATCTGAATATAAATTGTTTATTGATATTGGTGGAGGTTCGGCGGCTCATTCAATTGGTGCAACGTTAAAATGGCCGAATTTGCAAGCCGTTGTTCTCGAACTACCTACAGTGTGCGAAATAGCTCAGGAATTTATCACGCATTATGGCTTACAGAATCGGATTGCAACACAAGAGTTTGATATGTGGAGTGATACTTTTCCCGTAGGCGATCTTCATTTTTATAGTGCTGTTTATCATCATTGGCAACAAGAAAAATGTCAAGTTATCACAAAAAAAAGCTTCAATAGCCTATTACCTGGAGGGCGGATTATCCTCCATGAGATGCTATTTAATGAGCAAAAAACAGGCCCTTTCCCAGTAGCAGCTAAAAATTTGAATATATCTTTAAAGCTGGGAGGTCAACAATATTCAGGTCAGGAATTGTCAATGATGTTGGAACAAGCAGGTTTTATCGACATTGAAATTAAACCAGCTTCGAGTTACTGGAGCATCATCACTGGTCGTAAACCCTAA
- a CDS encoding filamentous hemagglutinin N-terminal domain-containing protein: MTIKYELNKCLQFGLAALLGCLSVSFLTSKTQAQQSNIVPDNTLGAESSQVIGNFQGLPIEVITGGATRQSNLFHSFQEFNISEGRAAYFFSPSADIQNILARVTGNNRSEILGTLGTFGNSSPNLFLINPNGIVFGNNASLDVQGSFVGTTANGLQFGNQGVFSATNPQAVPLLTINPSVLLFNQIQANGGIINQSQAPAGTNLIGQDVTGLRVADGKSLLLVGGNINIDGGSVRAYGGNVELAGLAAPGNVGLNIAGDNFGLVIPENVERADVSLSNGAEVNVRGAGGGNITIQARNVNLVAGSILRAGIDRGLGTPNSKGGDITINATADTTLIDESGIANVVQEGAFGNAGDINITTGTLTLEKTGLINANLYGQGNAGNVNINAQGDISFRNSRPGEANGIVVKVNEGAIGNGGKVTINTNSLEINDGSQIQGSIYGKGNSGNIIINARNNISLDGNKGNIFSRIINYVQPTAEGNAGNIQITTSTLKITNGAFISSGTSGKGNGGNISINALNNIVFDTNSTASSDVFNEGVGVGNGGNIYLKTGSLSLTNGSQISTNVLGRGNAGNITVEASSNVKLDGVFIDAGKFFLIDLDYDQSSGLKSNLNSGGVGKAGNIQVTTGSLSVTNGATISTLTPGVGNAGNITINARDNVTVSGFGGRAKSGSIVSTESVVNNAIANGGDIRITASNLLFKDSGRLNTSNYGQGNGGNIFLDVGNTITFDGVGGNGKSSSAFTEAFNGNAGNIQIKTGSLFLTNGSGIYSSHQEGKGNAGNITINARDTVKIDGVVKDVTLSTGQFDISSGLFSYLLSGEGKGGDIEITTGSLSVTNGAVIAGDTDGQGNGGNISINARDTVTIDGGKNGLGAFVSTSTASKSTGNAGNIGINARELFLKNGATLGAFSNSSGNGGNIFIDTRDAVTFDGTNGENLPSAAYTFTRGSGNGGNIQVKTGTLTLTNGGVVNASTTSRGDGGNITIDARDRIFIDGISTTGFSRCF, translated from the coding sequence ATGACGATCAAATACGAATTAAACAAGTGTTTGCAGTTCGGATTGGCAGCGTTGCTGGGCTGCTTAAGTGTAAGTTTCCTCACTAGCAAAACCCAGGCACAACAAAGCAATATCGTGCCTGATAACACACTTGGGGCTGAGTCCTCTCAAGTTATAGGCAACTTTCAGGGACTACCCATAGAAGTAATTACAGGTGGTGCAACTCGCCAAAGCAATCTATTTCACAGCTTTCAAGAATTTAATATCAGCGAGGGACGAGCAGCGTATTTTTTCAGTCCTAGCGCAGATATTCAAAATATTCTGGCACGGGTGACAGGTAATAATCGTTCAGAAATTTTGGGTACACTCGGCACATTTGGTAATTCTAGCCCGAATTTATTTTTGATAAATCCCAATGGGATTGTGTTTGGGAATAATGCCAGTTTAGATGTGCAGGGTTCATTTGTGGGGACGACTGCGAACGGTTTGCAGTTTGGTAATCAGGGGGTTTTTAGTGCGACAAATCCCCAAGCAGTGCCATTGTTGACTATTAATCCTTCAGTATTGCTGTTTAATCAAATCCAAGCAAATGGGGGAATAATCAATCAATCCCAAGCACCCGCAGGGACAAATCTCATTGGACAAGATGTTACGGGTTTGCGAGTTGCTGATGGTAAAAGTTTGCTGCTTGTTGGTGGAAATATCAATATTGATGGCGGGAGTGTTCGCGCTTATGGCGGAAATGTTGAGTTAGCAGGTTTGGCTGCACCGGGAAATGTGGGATTGAATATTGCAGGTGATAATTTTGGTTTAGTTATACCTGAGAATGTAGAACGCGCCGATGTTTCGCTGAGTAATGGTGCAGAAGTTAATGTTCGCGGTGCGGGTGGTGGGAATATCACAATTCAGGCTCGAAATGTAAATTTAGTTGCGGGAAGTATATTAAGAGCGGGAATAGATAGAGGCTTAGGTACTCCTAATAGTAAGGGTGGAGATATTACTATTAATGCTACAGCAGATACAACATTAATAGATGAAAGTGGGATCGCTAACGTAGTGCAAGAAGGAGCATTTGGTAATGCTGGCGATATCAATATTACAACTGGGACATTAACGTTAGAAAAGACTGGACTAATTAATGCTAATCTCTACGGACAAGGCAATGCAGGAAATGTAAATATTAATGCTCAAGGTGATATCAGTTTTCGTAACTCAAGACCAGGGGAAGCTAACGGAATTGTTGTCAAGGTAAATGAAGGCGCTATAGGTAATGGTGGAAAGGTTACTATTAATACCAATTCTTTAGAAATAAATGATGGGTCGCAAATTCAAGGTAGCATTTATGGAAAAGGTAATTCTGGTAATATCATCATTAATGCTCGTAATAATATTTCATTAGATGGTAATAAAGGTAATATTTTTAGCCGGATTATTAATTATGTGCAACCCACTGCTGAAGGCAATGCAGGTAATATTCAAATCACAACAAGTACCCTAAAAATTACCAATGGAGCCTTTATTAGTAGCGGTACCAGTGGCAAAGGGAACGGTGGTAATATCAGCATTAACGCCCTGAATAACATAGTCTTTGATACTAATAGCACCGCTAGTAGTGATGTTTTTAATGAGGGGGTAGGAGTAGGTAACGGAGGAAATATTTATCTGAAAACAGGTTCCCTCTCGTTAACTAACGGTAGTCAAATATCAACAAATGTATTAGGGCGAGGTAATGCTGGAAATATTACTGTCGAAGCCTCTAGTAATGTCAAGCTAGATGGCGTTTTCATTGACGCGGGGAAGTTTTTCCTTATTGACTTGGATTACGATCAGTCGAGTGGTTTGAAAAGCAACTTAAATAGTGGAGGTGTTGGGAAAGCAGGAAATATTCAAGTTACAACGGGATCACTTTCTGTTACTAATGGTGCCACAATATCTACCCTTACTCCTGGAGTCGGTAATGCAGGAAATATCACTATTAATGCCCGCGATAATGTCACAGTTTCAGGTTTTGGGGGCAGGGCAAAATCTGGCAGTATAGTGTCAACTGAAAGTGTTGTTAATAATGCAATAGCCAATGGTGGTGATATTCGCATCACTGCAAGTAATTTACTATTTAAAGATAGCGGACGACTAAATACTAGTAACTACGGACAAGGAAATGGAGGTAATATTTTTCTTGATGTTGGAAATACTATTACTTTTGATGGTGTAGGCGGTAATGGAAAATCTAGTAGTGCATTTACGGAAGCATTCAATGGTAACGCCGGAAATATTCAAATTAAAACAGGCTCGCTGTTTTTAACAAATGGCAGTGGGATATATTCTTCACATCAAGAAGGAAAAGGTAATGCTGGAAATATCACCATCAATGCTCGTGATACTGTCAAAATTGATGGTGTTGTAAAGGATGTAACTTTGAGTACTGGCCAATTCGATATAAGTAGCGGTTTATTTAGTTATTTGCTGAGTGGTGAAGGTAAAGGAGGTGACATCGAAATTACAACAGGATCACTTTCCGTTACTAACGGTGCAGTCATTGCTGGAGACACAGATGGACAGGGAAATGGAGGTAATATCAGCATCAACGCCCGCGATACAGTAACTATTGATGGTGGAAAAAATGGTTTAGGTGCTTTCGTAAGCACTTCAACTGCAAGTAAAAGCACGGGGAACGCTGGTAATATAGGCATCAACGCTAGAGAATTATTTCTAAAAAATGGTGCTACACTCGGCGCTTTTAGTAATAGTTCTGGTAATGGTGGTAATATCTTTATCGATACACGCGATGCCGTTACCTTTGACGGAACCAATGGTGAAAATCTACCAAGTGCGGCATATACTTTTACTCGTGGAAGCGGGAATGGTGGAAATATTCAGGTTAAAACAGGGACGCTAACCTTAACCAATGGTGGAGTAGTCAATGCTAGTACTACTTCTAGAGGCGATGGAGGTAATATTACCATTGATGCACGCGATCGCATTTTTATTGACGGTATCAGTACCACAGGTTTTTCTAGGTGTTTTTAG
- a CDS encoding Uma2 family endonuclease, translated as MVAILQQPPKMTIEEYFAWELQQELRYEYVNGEVFAMTGGTIPHNDIALNFYRVLYPHLRARGCRVNVSDVKVQVTPQSPYYYPDVIVSCDPQDLNARKFIQNPKIIAEVLSPSTSEKDRGEKFTNYLKIPSLQEYLLIDSEKISVERYCRGEGKMWLYYPYTEGDMITLSSIEFELAIAPLYEGIIFEAEE; from the coding sequence ATGGTAGCCATCCTCCAGCAACCGCCAAAAATGACCATCGAGGAGTATTTTGCATGGGAACTCCAGCAAGAACTTCGTTACGAATATGTCAACGGCGAAGTTTTTGCAATGACAGGTGGTACAATTCCCCACAATGATATTGCACTTAACTTTTACAGAGTCTTATACCCACATTTACGGGCTAGAGGTTGTCGAGTGAATGTGTCGGATGTGAAAGTACAAGTTACTCCTCAAAGTCCTTATTATTATCCTGATGTTATCGTCAGTTGCGACCCTCAAGATCTAAATGCCCGCAAATTTATTCAAAACCCGAAAATTATTGCCGAAGTTCTCTCCCCCAGTACAAGCGAGAAAGATAGGGGTGAAAAATTCACCAATTACCTGAAAATTCCCTCTTTACAAGAATATTTATTGATAGATTCGGAAAAAATTTCCGTCGAACGCTACTGTCGGGGAGAGGGCAAAATGTGGCTTTATTATCCCTACACTGAGGGAGATATGATTACCCTATCCAGTATCGAATTTGAGTTAGCGATCGCACCACTGTATGAAGGTATTATTTTTGAAGCAGAAGAATAG